A genomic window from Pecten maximus chromosome 6, xPecMax1.1, whole genome shotgun sequence includes:
- the LOC117329326 gene encoding cytochrome P450 2H1-like — MEVFTAVLFVVVTALILAWIKQSRYLPPGPGGIPGLSGLKIMTSDKIPMRTFRKLRRTYGDVFSIRVGTQLLVVLNGYDVIKDALVKRADEFSDRPILFINSILTKGRGLLASSGEHWKQTRTFSLTALREFGFGKKSLEAKVKEEVDVFLDVIGQHNGEPFDINALVHSSVANVICSIVFGRRFDHDDKDFKWLLSNVDPGPAGPTSIVNTFPVLRFLPGDPFGIKTFLRKLLQLRGYFRTSVEKHKMAFDPNSPQDLIDAFIKEKSKHDKDNPVFRYDNLDFIILHLFLAGTETTTTTIRWAIVYLLRNPDVQVRMFREIESVVGLSRLPTVADRPNLHYCEAFITEILRRCNIVPLSVPHGALKDIHFRGYRIPKGCTILPNLDSILNDPENFPNPETFDPTRFLDDQGKFCGAEKVVAFSLGRRVCLGEALARMEMFLILTSFVQRYEVVADEPGNLPSEEGLFGITYRPEPYKFRAIPRG, encoded by the exons ATGGAGGTGTTTACCGCCGTGCTATTTGTTGTTGTGACTGCCTTGATTTTAGCATGGATCAAGCAAAGCCGTTATCTCCCTCCAGGACCAGGGGGGATACCTGGTTTATCTGGATTAAAGATAATGACCTCGGACAAAATACCGATGAGAACTTTCCGGAAATTGAGGAGGACATATGGAGACGTTTTCAGCATACGGGTCGGAACACAACTACTTGTTGTCCTAAATGGTTATGACGTCATCAAGGACGCTCTCGTGAAAAGAGCAGACGAATTCTCAGATCGTCCGATTCTCTTCATTAACAGTATACTTACTAAAGGCAGAG GTTTACTAGCCAGTTCAGGAGAACACTGGAAACAAACGCGGACATTCTCCCTAACAGCCCTCAGAGAATTTGGGTTTGGTAAGAAATCACTGGAGGCAAAAGTCAAAGAAGAAGTTGATGTGTTCTTGGATGTTATTGGCCAACATAATGGTGAACCCTTTGACATCAACGCACTAGTGCATTCGAGCGTGGCAAACGTCATTTGTAGTATTGTATTCGGGCGACGGTTTGACCACGATGATAAGGATTTTAAGTGGCTACTAAGTAATGTCGACCCAGGACCGGCCGGCCCCACCAGCATTGTAAACACGTTCCCCGTGTTACGATTCTTACCAGGTGATCCATTtggcattaaaacatttttgaggAAACTGTTACAACTTAGAGGATACTTCCGGACATCGGTAGAAAAACACAAAATGGCGTTTGATCCCAACTCTCCACAGGATTTAATAGATGCTTTTATTAAGGAAAAATCGAAACACGATAAGGACAATCCTGTTTTCAGAT ATGATAATTTAGATTTTATCATCCTCCATCTGTTTTTGGCGGGAACGGAGACTACCACTACAACTATTCGCTGGGCCATTGTTTACTTACTTCGAAACCCGGATGTACAAGTTCGAATGTTCCGGGAAATAGAATCTGTCGTCGGTCTGTCCCGTCTACCAACAGTTGCTGACAGACCTAACCTACACTACTGTGAGGCTTTTATCACAGAAATTCTACGCCGTTGTAATATAGTTCCCCTATCCGTACCCCACGGAGCCCTGAAAGATATTCACTTCAGAGGATATCGTATTCCTAAGGGTTGTACAATTCTTCCCAACCTGGATTCCATTTTAAACGATCCTGAGAATTTCCCTAATCCGGAAACATTTGACCCGACCAGATTTTTAGATGATCAAGGAAAGTTCTGTGGTGCTGAAAAAGTGGTTGCTTTTTCCCTCG GAAGACGAGTGTGTCTGGGAGAGGCGTTAGCGAGGATGGAAATGTTCTTGATTCTTACTTCCTTTGTCCAGAGATATGAAGTCGTGGCTGACGAGCCCGGTAATCTTCCTTCAGAAGAGGGACTTTTCGGCATCACCTACCGCCCGGAGCCTTACAAGTTCCGGGCTATACCCAGAGGCTGA